A portion of the Osmerus mordax isolate fOsmMor3 chromosome 22, fOsmMor3.pri, whole genome shotgun sequence genome contains these proteins:
- the tdp1 gene encoding tyrosyl-DNA phosphodiesterase 1, whose product MSKVSLHGKWSLSSSDDDNDEDSKPTNSNSPGQAKTHNSNSNTNKLDPYLVSEPVSGLDPDPALVVEVKPEPVPVQVRPTSAISLSIGSEARQVAQVSQLNPVKHGRLPSLAGKRKKEADDSGWALSDSDDNDDAEKPKALTSGLKDPPKKSTLGPTPNPKRVKVENNQPPSPHGRTYYIDEPDDFFETSFPPANDTYRFYLNKVTGLDKKYNTGALHIKEILSPLFGTLKESVQFNYCFDIAWMVQQYPPEFRDKPVLIVHGDKREAKARLLQQAQPYTHVHFCQAKLDIAFGTHHTKMMLLWYEEGFRVVILTSNLIRADWYQKTQGMWMSPLYPQLPAGSPETSGESPTMFKRDLQEYLSAYRAPELSDWLQRIKKHDLSETRVYLIGSAPGRYLGSDMERWGHLRLRKLLHDHTQPIPSEEKWPVIGQFSSIGSMGLDKTKWLAGEFQRTLTTLGKSSHRLDPPVHLVYPSVEDVRTSLEGYPAGGSLPYSIQTAQKQLWLHSYFHRWQAEASGRSHAMPHIKTYMRASPDFTQLAWFLVTSANLSKAAWGALEKNNTQMMVRSYELGVLYLPSAFNMTSFPVQRNQFPATFPSTSFPVPFDLPPTCYSDKEQPWIWNIPYSQDPDTHGNIWVPS is encoded by the exons ATGTCAAAGGTAAGCTTGCATGGCAAGTGGTCCCTCTCCAGcagtgatgatgataatgatgaagaTTCAAAACCCACAAACAGTAATTCACCTGGACAGGCCAAAACTCACAACTCTAACTCCAACACCAATAAGCTTGATCCCTACCTCGTTTCTGAACCGGTATCAGGCTTGGACCCTGACCCAGCACTAGTAGTGGAGGTGAAACCAGAACCAGTTCCAGTTCAGGTCCGGCCTAcctctgctatctctctctctattggcTCTGAGGCTAGACAGGTAGCCCAGGTCAGCCAATTGAACCCTGTGAAACATGGACGCCTCCCATCTTTGGCTGgcaagaggaagaaggaggcagATGATTCTGGCTGGGCCCTCTCCGACAgcgatgataatgatgatgcaGAGAAGCCGAAAGCTTTGACTTCAGGCCTGAAAGACCCTCCAAAGAAGTCGACTCTGGGCCCAACCCCGAACCCCAAGAGGGTGAAGGTTGAAAACAATCAGCCTCCTAGCCCCCACGGGCGGACATACTACATCGATGAGCCGGACGATTTCTTTGAGACCAGCTTTCCTCCTGCCAATGACACATACCGCTTCTACCTCAACAAAGTCACAGGGCTGGATAAAAAATACAACACTGGGGCTCTGCACATCAAAG AGATCCTCTCGCCATTATTTGGAACCCTGAAGGAATCTGTCCAG TTTAACTACTGTTTTGACATCGCATGGATGGTCCAGCAGTACCCACCAGAGTTTCG aGACAAGCCTGTCCTGATTGTCCATGGGGACAAAAGAGAGGCCAAAGCTCGTCTCCTCCAGCAGGCCCAGCCCTATACACACGTCCACTTCTGTCAG GCCAAACTGGATATTGCTTTTGGAACACACCACAC gaAGATGATGTTGCTGTGGTATGAGGAAGGTTTCAGGGTTGTCATCCTCACCTCCAACCTCATCAGAGCAGACTGGTACCAGAAGACACAGGG GATGTGGATGAGCCCCCTCTATCCACAGTTACCGGCTGGGAGCCCAGAGACATCGGGGGAGTCACCCACCATGTTCAAACGTGACCTACAGGAGTACCTGTCGGCCTATCGTGCCCCTGaactctctgattggctgcagaggATCAAGAAGCATGACCTATCAGAGACCAG agtgTACCTGATTGGCTCGGCTCCAGGCAGATATTTGGGATCAGACATGGAGAGGTGGGGTCACCTCAGGCTAAGAAAG CTACTGCATGATCACACACAACCCATCCCCAGTGAAGAAAAGTGGCCTGTCATCGGTCAGTTCTCCAGCATCGGCTCTATGGGATTGGACAAGACCAAATGGTTGGCGGGGGAATTCCAGCGCACCCTGACCACCTTGGGCAAGTCGTCGCACAGGCTTGATCCACCTGTACACTTG GTATACCCTTCAGTGGAGGATGTGAGGACCAGTCTGGAAGGCTACCCGG CGGGGGGCTCTCTACCCTACAGCATCCAAACGGCTCAGAAACAGCTCTGGCTCCACTCTTACTTCCA CCGTTGGCAAGCTGAGGCATCAGGGCGGAGTCACGCCATGCCACACATCAAAACCTACATGAGGGCATCACCAGACTTCACACAGCTAGCTTGGTTCCTGGTCACAAG TGCTAACCTGTCCAAAGCTGCCTGGGGTGCCTTAGAGAAGAACAACACTCAGATGATGGTGCGCTCCTATGAGCTGGGAGTACTGTACCTTCCCTCTGCCTTT